Below is a window of Quercus robur chromosome 6, dhQueRobu3.1, whole genome shotgun sequence DNA.
ttttttcttttttagattattGACCAAAATATCTCTTATATATGTTAACATTAAACCTGATAAGAAAACTTTACataccaatgaataactctcattggctgggtatcagagtcAAAACATAGTCATGTtgtccaaaatcatatatatcaattagagttcaaaccaaaaatatatatatatcatccaaatacatatataaaatcatatattcaGTAATCAAATATGTGGGGGCTAGATAGCCAGAAGGTACTATTAAAACTGTATATATTGGGCTTATGGTCTAGTTCGAGGATATTTACTTGTCTGAGGATAGTCAAATAATGTTATTATGGGAATGTTAGAAGCGAAAGAGATAAGGATTGTATGTGATAGTCCAAAAGATGTTCGAGGAGAAAAGTCACATCGGAAATGTGGATCTGAGATCAGTAAGAATGTCCTATTGTCCTGAACATTCTTCCAAGTTGCATCACAGTTAGAAGTCAGACATTGGATAGAAGAGGAGTAGAAGAaagcaacaaatatcttcaaaggcTGTTACCTTCACATTAAATGCGtcccaactaactctctggccgcattaatgtgaaaGTGATACTTGAACAGTGGTGAAGCAACCTTATAGCTGCTAGTTGAAGGTTCTAGGAGGTGTTGGATGAGACAAGAAGGAGTTCCTGGAATCTAACCTACTcgtgtatggtagggatgataccaaaaattatagtatatagcatgGAAATGTGGCCTAAAAAAAGGGAGATCGAGaaaagagaaatctttgtaataatCCTTTAAACTCTTGTAACCTTGATCATCAACTTGACATTATAATAGAGTTCCTCGGACTGTGCTGAGaacaaattttcttatattatttgtgtttgatccTCCTAAATAGACAATGGTTACTATATTTCTTACTCACtagaactagttctttcacccacgctctacaaattcattatttgggCTCATTAGGctaaaacccaatcctatattgggtccaatcTAAATCCAGTCcttacaaaatatatttgtgataatcctttttttttttttttactttaaatcagtaatacaattgaaataaattgtaacaattataaacaattttcagaAGTTAAGATACAGTagtataagcaaaataaaaccaattaagaTAAGGTCACTTACCTCAGCTAGCTCACCACAAAAGAACTTCTCCCTAACACTTCctctaaaatccttagatattatctaaaataatttttcaggtaccatttactcaataatcaaataattaaaaaaacttataaaagtagtataagcaaaataaaaccaattaaaataaGTTCTCTTACCTCAGCTAATTCAccacaaaaaaatttctctctaacattttctttaaaatccTTAGGTATCACCGAAatcaccaaaataatttttcatgtaCTATTTActtaataatcaaataatttaagaaaactTATAACAAAACCTGACCAAAAGAAAAACTgctaaaaatatctaataatttttcaatattaTCTCATACCAAAAATCCACATattcataatatataaatttcttttactttcGGCAACTTCCTAGGGATAAGGCCTATAGATTACATATCGAGTCAAAGTCAATTTATAAAGGACCACCACCTAGAACCATCTTCTTCTATACATGTGATGTGTTcctccttttttctttaaaaaaaaaaaaaaaaaaaaaaaaaaaaaaaaaaaaaaaaaaaaaaaatctcctgcCACCATTAATTCTCTTTTGAGACGAGGACAAAACCAAGTACAAGTAAGGCGCATGGGCACTTACGggatatagcatttttttttttttttttttacatctggTAGCTTGTCAGATTATAAGCTTGCACTTCCTATTTACCAAAACCACAATTCGGTGAACTTGTGGAGAACCGGAcccattaaaattaaagttctgtttgaaatttatttattttattgaaattaaaaattttatacttAAAGTTCtctaaataaaagtaaaaattagttgaaatagtaccgTAAGAATCATGAATATTAAATAGTGCTAAAAAGTGTAGTAGGgttcataaataatagcaaaaataacttaaatagtaaaataagttggtaaaatttttttttaccaaaaacatACTAAGAGCgcgtttggattcggctgaaaaaaactgcgtttgcgttttgtctgttttttttttttttttttttttcacgcgttttgggtgttgcggctactgttcatgcactgttcaatgaacagtagccacaaactttgacttttcaaatttttttgaccAATCACAGAatatcgtgtactgttcacggacccacaaatttcacttttcagcaactttttcattaaaaatgggtcccatgatactattcacacatttaaaaattatttcgctacagtgtttttcagttttcagctgtatccaaacggaccctaaaccGAAAAATCTGCAGCTTCTTTTTACACTTAACTCCGAGAACCATAATCAATGCTAGAGACTGTACAGTAGGGGGTGTTGAAAGCGTAGAAGTAGTTttcttaaataggagagagtGTGGACCATGAGAGAGTGTTATTACATTTGGTTAGAAGTCTAACTTGcgttaggtttttatttttttatttttattattattattatttataaatagagAGAGTATAAGGAGTCTAGGGACAGTGGGAGAGTATTGTAGAAAGAAGTGTTTGTTTTATAGTTtgtaagttttgtttaaaaaaaataataatgtggCAAGATCTTGGAGAGGTCAAAAGTttcgtttatatatatatatatatatatatatataatgcctCATTTTGCTATTGTCTCGGTCTCAATTTGTATCGAGCAAGCCCTAATAGcttaacaaacaaacatatttcATTGTACATTATATGTCAATAATAATTTGAAGCATGATTCTtgaaatttatttgttaatataaTTCATTGTTGTAAGATTTAAGTCATTGTAATAAACCTTTAAATACTATCAAAGACatacaaaattatttctttaatgATAATGctataacaaagaaaatttatacTTATTTCCTATCCTCCAAAATATAATGGaaattttatatgttcttaattttctcactttttatcatttatatctttttttaatcttttcttttctattgagcaaaaaatttctaaattaaagaaaacttttaataataatggaCTTTTATGTACTATATTACAAAATACAAATCATCTAtaccactttttgtattttactttaCATTCCACTAATCACAACTTATCATGTATTTGTTTAACTTTTCAtacaaaataaaccaaagtttaaatttgaaagcaaaaaacacatcTACCAAGTTTTAATCaatgaaacataaaagtaaaacacattACATTTCTCAAATTATGTTCTCATTAGTCATTATCTATATTCAGTTGCTCCAAAATCATTGCAGATGTTTCCGCCGGTGGGATTCTATCAAAAAGTTAATAACGAAAATGATTATAGTAATATTCAAATATGTAATACAACAATTCTTGACTAAATAAAAAGGTCATAGGCGGTGTGCAACACTAAAACATTTTTACAGACACAGCATATTATTATAGCATTTTACAGAGTTATGATGACAGGAAGCCACATAAACGTAATAAAGCTAATGTACCTCAAACTAGAGAAGAATATCTTGCCCCATCAATCCTCAATTGGGTTTTGACTTTCACTAGCCGTTGTATCAGAGTCATCATCCACTCCAGTGGGTGTATGATCATCTTTCTCCATTGGGATTCTATCAGAGGGCAATTGCCAAGCAAGAGGTAACTGCAACTCCAATGAAGAATTTATTGTGCTTTCTTCATGTGGGTCTGCGTGCATTGCAGTTTCTTGAAGCATCAGTGCATATTGCAAGTCATATAGCACTTCATGCATTTTAGGCCTGTCAGCACCACTTGTCTTCAAGCACTTCTCAGCTGTTTCACCAAACTTTCGCAATGAGTTAGGCTTGATTTTACCAACTAGCACTGGATCGATAATTTTCTCAAGTTGGCCTTTCCTTTGCCACAGCATCCCCCATTCAGCTAAGTTCATCTCATCCATTGGAAGCAAGTTTTTAATAGCTGGTCTAGCACAAAGAATTTCAAGAAGTACAACTCCAAAAGAGTACACATCAGATTTTTCTGTCAACTGTAGGGTGGTAAGGTATTCAGGATCAAGATAACCAAAGCTACCCTTTACAGCCGTTGTCAAATGTTCTGGATCGGGAACGCCTGACTTTGAAAGGCCAAAGTCAGCAACTTTAGCCACATAGTTTTCATCAAGCAAGATGTTTGTGGATTTTACATCACAAGTGAATGATTCCTCCAGCTGTACCAGTGTGTAGGTAACGTAGGCCCGTGGCAGAGCCAATGCAAATTTCAAGTCTTTGCTTCCAAGATAATTCAGATGGTGAAGATGTGGTCTCAGAATTGTCATTTGAATGATGGAGGTGTTCTCTTAGAGTCCCCTTTTCCATAAATTCATAAACCAGTATCATCTCAGACCTTTCATCACAGTATCCAATCAAAGAAACAAGATGGCGATGCCTGATTTGAGATAACACAATGATCTCCGTTTGGAATTCCTCAATACCCTGCCCATGCCTTGCTTCACTTCGTTTTACTGCCACTTTCGTACCATCCCGAAGAGTTCCTTTGTAGACTTTGCCAAATCCACCctcaccaataaaaaattttgcattgaaGTTCTTAGTTGCATACATTATTTCACCAAAAGATATCCTCCAACTGAGGTTCAGCTTCGAAGGTAAGGATGAATTAGCACTTCCTTCAGGCAACCTGTTTAAACTTAGCCATCCAAAAAGAAGCTTTGTCAAACTTTGGTCAGGCACTGATTTCCTGCATTTCAAACGCCACGCCACAACTGTcatcaaaattacaaatgccCCACTACATACAGAACCAATGATCATTATAACAGGGGAGTGTTTCTTGTTTGTAACTGGTTCACATTCCACCAGTATGGGACCTGATGTCTTCATGAACTCCATAATCTCCAGCCCATTCAAAAACGCATTAAGAATGGGAGAGTCATGCTCTGAAGGGCTTATACTAAAATTCGTAAATCCAGAATCATCTGAATCAACCACATAAGCGAAGAAAAACGGAATAGCTAAGTCTTTAGTTATATCATACGGATCAATCACCTTATCAAAGTTGCTATAGATATAGAGATTGAATATCAGCAAATTAATATTCTTTGATACTATGTCACAGAAATGGACCCGAACAAAGTGTCTAGTATTCTTACTGACAGGAAAACGCCAAGTTAAATTTAGGAGACTGGCGTTGTTGCCACTGACTTCCTTCAATTGTTTGGCTGTCTGGTAGACACGATCTGGGGCAGTATACTTTGTGGCCCGTGCAGGGTCGTAATTAGGCGTTTGACTATGAGGCGTGCTGTTCTTTGCAGAATCGCGGTTGAGTATTAAGTAACTATCATCTAGTACCCAATTCCTCCACAAGTCATCGAATTCATTTTGGGAACCTCCAAAGTTGATCCTATGGATTGTATGCAGAACCTGAGACTGAGAGAGCAAACCTTTGTAGTTACCAACATTTCCAGCAGAAGTAACGCGAGTAACATTATCAGTGATGCGGGTCTCGTCGGCAAGAAAGACTTCTATGGCGTTTACGAAAGCCAAAGAGGAGTCTTGAGAAGGTATGAAATGGATTTTAAACTCTCCTTGTGGGATGGTGAGGAAGAATTCCTTGATCACCGGAGAACCACTGCTGTTTCGGATGCTGAAATTGGTTAAAAGTGAAAACCCAGAAGCCGAAACATTGAACAGTGCATCATATAGATTAGCAACACGTGACAGGTAAGCAAAGAAATGGAGGCGTACTATGTAAGTACCATTCTGCTCGATTTCAAAGCTATAAGAACATGGCTGTCTGTAAACTCTTGCTGTTTGATATAGTTCTTGAATCGATGCTGATGTGTTGCTGACTTGTTCACTTTTCCCAGTTGAGAAACAAGGGAAATTAGAGTTGATGTCAGGAACAAAGTCCTGGCTGTTGTTGTAGAAGCTGGCGTTGGAGCTTGCTCCACAGTTGATGAAGTACTTGTCAGCAACAGTGTAAACTGATGAGAGAAGCAGAAGTAAAGAGAAGCGGAGAGGTAAGAGGAGGCGGAGTTGGGAAAGAGTCTTATAGGAGTGAACCATTTCCACAGATTTTTTTGTGAGAGTAGCTAGTTCTTCTGTGgtaattatgaatttatgatggGTTGCTAGGGATGCAGTAAGGTTGCTGAAAAActgataataaattaataatcaaCAGTACGCATATAtcatattgaaaaataaaaaaatattataaacaaagaCTTTGACTAGAAACTTTTAAAGAATATACTTTTTAGTAACTTATATCTTCTTCATTCTCTAACTTTTCTGTTTTTCACAcgttcttaatttatttttttctttttcaaaaaggcTGAATATTTGACTAACTCTGATCAAAATTGTGGTGTGAtaagtaaattattaaaaaggaCAAAATATATCTTAATGTGTAATTACTAAAAGGGACAAAATATATAACTTAGCATTTGCAGCCGTGTAGCTAAATAGTTATATTGCTATTTTAGTTAcaccaaaacataaaaaagaggTTGCAACAATGGAGTtatacttaaaatattttagctttttgctacagtgcacatctatctatagatgtgcactgtagctcaaagttaaaatgaaatttttttttttaattttatgttcacacttctttttttattttttattctttccttCATTCTCCTTTCTTCGTCTCTCTCTCCTcactacctctccatctcttctttcttcctccacaTACCCTTCTTTCTTCCTCAGAGACCCATCGTCGATTTGCACGAGCCCAATCGCCACAGACCCGTCGTCGCCAACCCATGTATGGCCACCGACCTAACCCATTTCGacctctcttctctattttcggcaTTTCGATTTTGTGTTTCAGCTTTGTGTTTCAGGTTGTGCTTGTGTTTCAGCTTTGTGTTTCGAGCTTGCTTGTGTTTCGGATTTGTGTTTCGggctgggtttttgtttcgAGCATGGGTTTCAGTGTGTGGTTTCGACGTTTGGGTAGCTGGATTtgggtttggtgggttttgGAGTTTGGGTTGCTGGATTTCAAGGGTCACggtggagatggtggtggtggtgggtcgTTTTGCTGGTGGTGAGTTGTATTGGTGTGGGTtcgatttgtgatttgtgactGTGGGTTTGTTTTGTGGTGTGCTGTGGGTTTGTTTTGTGGTGGCTATGGGTTTGTTGGCGATGCTGTGTTGGTGCCttggtggtggttgtgccgcatttttttttttttttttttaattttgtttgtgattggtgattttgtttAATCTTGGTTGAGGAAAAAGATTAGAgatttgggtttatttttttattttttttttttcctttcttctgtTGTGgactagtggtggtggtggttgtggttgtggctgtggttgATGTGGTTGTGGTGGGTGCTGTGGACTTTTTTTGGGTAgtgagatatatattattttattgtagtggttatattattttattgtgttgaaagctaaaatagatccactgctgcaacatgtatgtaggtaaaatagataaagtaacttttggtggagctaaaaagctaaatttttatctccactactgtggatgctctcaccttcttataataataataataataataattgtgggggCCAATTAACTAGGAAGTATTGTTAAAAGCAGTATcaactgggcctatggccctaTCCGAGG
It encodes the following:
- the LOC126732841 gene encoding probable receptor-like protein kinase At5g24010 encodes the protein MVHSYKTLSQLRLLLPLRFSLLLLLSSVYTVADKYFINCGASSNASFYNNSQDFVPDINSNFPCFSTGKSEQVSNTSASIQELYQTARVYRQPCSYSFEIEQNGTYIVRLHFFAYLSRVANLYDALFNVSASGFSLLTNFSIRNSSGSPVIKEFFLTIPQGEFKIHFIPSQDSSLAFVNAIEVFLADETRITDNVTRVTSAGNVGNYKGLLSQSQVLHTIHRINFGGSQNEFDDLWRNWVLDDSYLILNRDSAKNSTPHSQTPNYDPARATKYTAPDRVYQTAKQLKEVSGNNASLLNLTWRFPVSKNTRHFVRVHFCDIMILDLRILV